Proteins encoded by one window of Halobaculum halobium:
- the gatB gene encoding Asp-tRNA(Asn)/Glu-tRNA(Gln) amidotransferase subunit GatB, with protein MARAAERAELVPVIGLEVHVQLETDTKIFCGCSTDPAEEEEPNTRVCPTCLGLPGALPVLNEAAVEAAVKVGKALDADIPEETRFHRKNYYYPDLPKNFQITQYDAPLCADGELEFSHEGTRRTVNVRRAHLEEDPGSLRHVREGPADLDVRTTSVDRADYSLVDYNRAGTPLMEVVTEPDFRDPKEVRAFLEKLEEVLEYLGVFDAGRDGSLRIDANLSMVEAGEVDDDGRIDEDVLDSANRTEVKNISSHKGAEQALAYERNRQENQLKRGKAVEQETRHFNETHGNTVSMRSKEEEKDYRYFREADLPALQVSDWKERIAIPELPDARRERFREEYGLDQEAASKLTSRKAVADFYEEVAEEFDPDLAAAWVADTLLGELNYRDMAVEDVTDRLDEFTRLIELVATEEVTTKNAEEVVLRAMLDEGLGPDEVIEREDLGTAGDDEVAAAVEEAIDENPDAVDDYRAGEGGAINFLVGQVMQKTGGSAAPDDVNAMLRDRLDE; from the coding sequence ATGGCACGAGCAGCCGAACGGGCCGAGTTGGTGCCCGTCATCGGGCTGGAGGTCCACGTCCAGCTCGAGACGGACACCAAGATCTTCTGCGGGTGTTCCACCGACCCCGCCGAGGAGGAGGAGCCCAACACGCGCGTCTGTCCCACCTGTCTCGGGCTCCCGGGAGCCCTCCCGGTACTCAACGAGGCGGCCGTCGAGGCGGCCGTCAAGGTGGGCAAGGCGCTCGACGCCGACATCCCCGAGGAGACCCGGTTTCACCGGAAGAACTACTACTACCCCGACCTCCCCAAGAACTTCCAGATCACCCAGTACGACGCGCCGCTGTGTGCCGACGGGGAACTGGAGTTCTCCCACGAAGGCACGCGCCGCACCGTGAACGTCCGCCGCGCCCACCTGGAGGAGGACCCCGGGAGCCTGCGCCACGTCCGAGAGGGCCCCGCCGATCTCGACGTGCGCACCACGTCGGTCGACCGCGCCGACTACTCGCTGGTCGATTACAACCGCGCGGGCACGCCGCTGATGGAGGTCGTCACCGAACCGGACTTCCGCGATCCCAAGGAGGTACGGGCCTTCCTGGAGAAGCTCGAGGAGGTGCTGGAGTACCTCGGCGTGTTCGACGCCGGCCGCGACGGCAGCCTCCGCATCGACGCGAACCTCTCGATGGTCGAGGCGGGCGAGGTCGACGACGACGGCCGCATCGACGAGGACGTGCTCGACTCCGCCAACCGCACCGAGGTCAAGAACATCTCCAGCCACAAGGGCGCCGAGCAGGCACTCGCGTACGAGCGAAACCGACAGGAGAACCAACTCAAGCGCGGGAAGGCCGTCGAACAGGAGACGCGCCACTTCAACGAGACACACGGCAACACCGTCTCGATGCGCTCGAAGGAGGAGGAGAAGGACTACCGCTACTTCCGGGAGGCCGACCTCCCCGCGCTGCAGGTGTCCGACTGGAAGGAGCGGATCGCCATCCCGGAGCTCCCGGACGCCCGCCGCGAGCGCTTCCGCGAGGAGTACGGGCTCGACCAGGAGGCTGCCTCGAAGCTCACGTCCCGCAAGGCCGTCGCCGACTTCTACGAGGAGGTCGCCGAGGAGTTCGACCCGGACCTCGCGGCGGCGTGGGTCGCCGACACCCTGCTGGGCGAACTGAACTACCGCGACATGGCCGTCGAGGACGTGACCGATCGCCTCGACGAGTTCACCCGGCTGATCGAACTTGTCGCCACGGAGGAAGTGACGACGAAGAACGCCGAGGAGGTCGTTCTCCGCGCGATGCTCGACGAGGGGCTCGGCCCCGACGAGGTCATCGAGCGCGAGGATCTCGGCACCGCCGGCGACGACGAGGTCGCCGCCGCCGTCGAGGAAGCGATCGACGAGAACCCCGACGCAGTCGACGACTACCGCGCCGGCGAGGGCGGCGCGATCAACTTCCTCGTCGGACAGGTGATGCAGAAGACCGGCGGCTCGGCGGCGCCCGACGACGTGAACGCGATGCTGCGCGATCGGCTGGACGAGTAG
- a CDS encoding MATE family efflux transporter: MANTDARVDMTEGAVTPRLFSLAWPLVLGNLLQTLYNLADVFWVGRVSPEAVAAVSLMFPLSWMFVSTAMGLTAATIALVSQHVGAGEDRRADEVVGQTTLLAIGVSVVLAAVGLLARRPLLQWIGAEGVVFTEALAYIEVIFLTLPLTFLFFAFRASLQGAGDTKTAMWLVAASAGVNIVIDPVFILGFGPIPAMGTQGAAIATFIARALAAVAGIYVLVKGDWGIQLHVGDLRPNPALLRKLVDVGYPGTLDGWARSFAAVAMAALVARFGPAATAAYGVGVRLMSVSWTVAGAVGQATATGVGQNLGADTPDRASRVAWTGTGGTMAVLALAGAVVWFVPAMAIRVFVNDAAVVEEGVSFLRITAPAWAAFGGLMVLQGAFRGAGDTRTAMGLSLLSRWGLRIPAAVVLAYSFTVVVPGIGPVSGLGLGPDGLWWAWTFGAVGSLVVGALWFLRGTWTEGVVEREEDEQGGDRGGGPANANRDSAPSAAPPADDGEGDPATDD, from the coding sequence ATGGCGAACACCGACGCGCGCGTCGACATGACCGAGGGGGCGGTGACGCCGCGGTTGTTCAGCCTCGCGTGGCCCCTCGTGCTCGGCAACCTCCTCCAGACGCTCTACAACCTCGCGGACGTGTTCTGGGTCGGTCGCGTCAGCCCGGAGGCCGTCGCCGCCGTGTCGCTCATGTTCCCGCTCTCGTGGATGTTCGTCTCGACGGCGATGGGGCTGACCGCCGCGACCATCGCGCTCGTCTCCCAGCACGTCGGCGCCGGCGAGGACCGCCGCGCCGACGAGGTGGTCGGCCAGACGACGCTGTTAGCGATCGGCGTCTCGGTCGTGCTGGCGGCCGTCGGGCTGTTGGCTCGTCGCCCCCTCCTGCAGTGGATCGGCGCGGAGGGAGTCGTGTTCACGGAGGCGCTGGCGTACATCGAGGTGATCTTCCTCACCCTGCCGCTCACGTTCCTGTTTTTCGCGTTTCGCGCGTCGCTGCAGGGCGCCGGCGACACGAAAACCGCGATGTGGCTGGTCGCCGCTTCCGCCGGCGTCAACATCGTCATCGACCCCGTGTTCATCCTCGGGTTCGGACCGATCCCCGCGATGGGGACCCAGGGCGCCGCGATCGCGACGTTCATCGCGCGGGCGCTCGCCGCCGTCGCGGGAATCTACGTGCTCGTGAAGGGCGACTGGGGGATCCAGCTCCACGTCGGCGACCTCCGCCCGAACCCCGCGCTGCTGCGTAAACTCGTCGACGTGGGGTATCCGGGCACCCTCGACGGTTGGGCCCGCTCGTTCGCCGCGGTGGCGATGGCCGCGCTGGTCGCGCGGTTCGGCCCGGCCGCGACCGCCGCCTACGGCGTCGGCGTCCGGCTGATGTCCGTCTCCTGGACCGTCGCCGGCGCGGTCGGACAGGCGACGGCGACCGGCGTCGGCCAGAACCTCGGCGCCGACACGCCCGACCGCGCGAGCCGAGTCGCCTGGACCGGTACCGGCGGCACGATGGCGGTGCTGGCGCTCGCGGGCGCCGTCGTCTGGTTCGTCCCCGCGATGGCGATCCGGGTGTTCGTGAACGACGCCGCCGTCGTGGAGGAGGGCGTCTCCTTCCTGCGGATCACCGCGCCCGCGTGGGCAGCGTTCGGCGGGCTGATGGTGCTGCAAGGGGCGTTCCGCGGCGCCGGCGACACCCGCACGGCGATGGGGCTGTCGCTGTTGTCGCGGTGGGGCCTGCGAATCCCCGCGGCCGTCGTGCTGGCGTACTCGTTTACCGTCGTCGTCCCGGGGATCGGCCCGGTGTCGGGGCTTGGATTGGGCCCCGACGGGCTCTGGTGGGCGTGGACGTTCGGCGCGGTCGGATCGCTGGTGGTCGGGGCGCTGTGGTTCCTCCGCGGCACGTGGACCGAGGGCGTGGTCGAGCGCGAGGAGGACGAACAGGGCGGCGACCGGGGCGGCGGACCGGCGAACGCCAACCGCGATTCGGCGCCGAGCGCCGCCCCGCCCGCCGACGACGGCGAGGGCGACCCCGCGACCGACGACTGA
- the cobT gene encoding nicotinate mononucleotide-dependent phosphoribosyltransferase CobT: MRLVLVAGTTETAKIPGISAAGADPDLMRHTPGADLDVLVHGEPTLAPVVPVSPTGCPTPAVVTRAARELLGFDTLGVDAGIAGRTGSPAVDVGAGAGADVREPTAVPDAEATYERAREFGAALPDDRVVIGETIPGGTTTALGVLTALGEEPAVSSSLPENPLDLKRRVVDEGLDASGLAPGDAAGDPLTAVGAVGDPVLAAVAGLTAGAVESGTEVTLAGGTQLAAAAALVRHAGVDAPLTLATTSFVAADDSAGVAGLADSLGVDLVVTDPGFDAVDHPAMDAYVAGEAKEGVAMGGALRLIDESTASMADLRERIVEVYDRLLAGDGPAVEPAEPPEGGP, translated from the coding sequence GTGAGACTCGTCCTCGTCGCCGGAACGACCGAGACCGCGAAGATTCCGGGGATCAGCGCGGCCGGCGCCGACCCGGATCTGATGCGTCACACCCCCGGCGCGGACCTGGACGTGTTGGTCCACGGCGAGCCGACGCTCGCGCCGGTCGTGCCGGTGAGTCCGACGGGCTGTCCGACGCCGGCGGTCGTCACCCGAGCCGCGCGGGAACTGCTCGGCTTCGACACGCTCGGCGTCGACGCGGGCATCGCCGGGCGGACGGGCTCACCCGCGGTCGACGTGGGCGCCGGGGCGGGCGCCGACGTCCGCGAGCCGACCGCGGTCCCCGACGCCGAGGCGACGTACGAACGAGCGCGCGAGTTCGGGGCCGCACTCCCGGACGATCGCGTCGTGATCGGCGAGACGATTCCCGGGGGCACGACCACCGCTCTCGGGGTGTTGACCGCGCTGGGCGAGGAACCGGCGGTGTCGTCGTCGCTGCCCGAGAATCCTCTCGACCTGAAGCGGCGGGTCGTCGACGAGGGGCTTGACGCCAGCGGGCTCGCGCCCGGTGACGCCGCGGGCGACCCCCTGACGGCGGTCGGAGCCGTCGGCGACCCCGTGCTTGCGGCGGTCGCGGGGCTGACCGCGGGCGCCGTGGAGTCCGGAACCGAAGTGACGCTCGCGGGCGGCACGCAGCTCGCCGCCGCGGCGGCGCTGGTCCGCCACGCGGGCGTGGACGCGCCGCTGACGCTCGCGACGACGTCGTTCGTCGCCGCCGACGACTCCGCCGGGGTCGCCGGCCTCGCCGACTCGCTGGGCGTCGACCTCGTGGTCACCGACCCCGGGTTCGACGCGGTCGATCACCCCGCGATGGACGCGTACGTCGCCGGCGAGGCGAAGGAGGGCGTCGCGATGGGCGGCGCGCTCCGGCTGATCGACGAGTCGACGGCCTCGATGGCCGACCTCCGCGAGCGGATCGTCGAGGTGTACGACCGCCTGCTCGCGGGGGACGGGCCGGCCGTGGAGCCGGCGGAGCCGCCGGAGGGCGGTCCGTGA
- a CDS encoding H/ACA ribonucleoprotein complex subunit GAR1, producing the protein MKRVGEVVRTAQGLAVVRVPEGTEPARVGSEVVDESLSAVGRVVDVFGPVERPYVAVSPTDRSRLTALLGAKLYAR; encoded by the coding sequence ATGAAGCGCGTCGGCGAGGTGGTCCGGACCGCTCAGGGGCTCGCGGTCGTCCGCGTTCCCGAGGGCACCGAGCCGGCCCGCGTCGGCAGCGAGGTCGTCGACGAGTCGCTCTCGGCGGTCGGCCGCGTCGTCGACGTGTTCGGCCCGGTCGAGCGCCCGTACGTCGCGGTGTCGCCGACGGACCGCTCGCGATTGACGGCGCTGCTCGGCGCCAAGCTGTACGCGCGGTAG
- the btuC gene encoding vitamin B12 ABC transporter permease BtuC yields the protein MTRVWRRTAGYSAALFALLVGVVTVSAGIGPVSVPADTVVAVVANAVAVPVSVEWASTAVAGGPLTAGLPLRVEFAHPFAFPVSSTHEAIVMRVRLPRILLAAFVGVGLGTAGTVMQGFFRNPMADPGIIGVSSGAAVGAVSWIVAPASVLALLGPLRPLLVDGAGLQIAAFSGALVAGFGVYLIASRDGRTPVATLLLAGVAVQTFLGAVVSYLLLHSGESIRRVTYWLMGHLSGASWSEVAVVAVVVPALTLVLFAYARDLNVLLLGETDAVALGVDAERSKRVLLAVSSVLTGAAVAVSGVIGFVGLIVPHGVRLLVGPDHRVLLPTSALAGGSFLVAADTFARSGVAELPVGIVTAAVGAPFFLYLLRTREVYDL from the coding sequence GTGACACGCGTCTGGCGTCGCACCGCCGGCTACTCGGCCGCCCTGTTCGCGCTCCTCGTCGGCGTCGTGACGGTGAGCGCCGGCATCGGTCCGGTGTCGGTCCCCGCCGACACCGTGGTGGCCGTCGTCGCCAACGCCGTCGCGGTCCCGGTGAGCGTCGAGTGGGCTTCCACCGCCGTCGCGGGCGGTCCGCTGACTGCCGGACTCCCGCTTCGGGTGGAGTTCGCCCACCCGTTCGCGTTTCCGGTGTCGAGCACGCACGAGGCGATCGTGATGCGGGTCCGGCTCCCGCGGATCCTCCTCGCGGCGTTCGTCGGCGTCGGACTCGGGACCGCCGGCACGGTGATGCAGGGCTTCTTCCGCAACCCGATGGCCGACCCGGGGATCATCGGCGTCTCCTCGGGCGCGGCCGTCGGCGCCGTCTCGTGGATCGTCGCCCCCGCCAGCGTGCTGGCGCTGCTCGGGCCGCTTCGGCCGCTGTTGGTCGACGGCGCGGGGCTCCAGATCGCCGCCTTCTCGGGCGCGCTCGTCGCCGGCTTCGGCGTCTACCTCATCGCCAGCCGCGACGGTCGCACGCCCGTGGCGACGCTGCTGCTCGCGGGCGTCGCCGTCCAGACGTTCTTAGGTGCCGTCGTCTCGTATCTCCTGCTCCACTCCGGGGAGTCGATCCGCCGGGTGACGTACTGGCTGATGGGTCACCTCAGCGGCGCGAGCTGGTCGGAGGTGGCCGTCGTCGCCGTGGTCGTCCCCGCGCTGACGCTCGTGTTGTTCGCGTACGCCCGCGACCTGAACGTGCTCCTGCTCGGCGAGACGGACGCCGTCGCCCTCGGCGTCGATGCCGAGCGGAGCAAGCGGGTCCTGCTTGCCGTCTCGTCGGTGTTGACGGGCGCTGCGGTCGCCGTCTCCGGCGTCATCGGCTTCGTCGGCCTCATCGTCCCCCACGGCGTCCGCCTGCTCGTCGGCCCGGACCACCGCGTGCTGCTGCCGACGAGCGCGCTCGCGGGCGGGAGCTTCCTCGTCGCCGCCGACACGTTCGCGCGCTCGGGCGTCGCGGAGCTGCCGGTCGGTATCGTGACGGCGGCCGTCGGCGCCCCCTTCTTCCTGTACCTGCTGCGCACGCGGGAGGTGTACGACCTGTGA
- a CDS encoding SHOCT domain-containing protein gives MSASPTERLRENATGVVSTLVTGIWLAAMFTGQDWWLAALLFGYIVVVPLTAMLFGDEDDIEEWWDEEVKGVEGLDDSDGGTDGRPEEPPTDPDTRDALDTLRDRYARGDLTDEQFERKLDRLLETESLEDAEDRRHRERDRRGRERDADRDLERDR, from the coding sequence ATGAGCGCGAGCCCCACCGAGCGTCTCCGCGAAAACGCGACGGGCGTCGTCAGCACGCTCGTCACCGGAATCTGGCTGGCGGCCATGTTCACCGGGCAAGACTGGTGGCTCGCGGCGCTGCTGTTCGGCTACATCGTCGTCGTCCCGTTGACGGCGATGCTGTTCGGCGACGAGGACGACATCGAGGAGTGGTGGGACGAGGAAGTCAAGGGGGTCGAGGGGCTCGACGACTCGGACGGGGGGACCGACGGCCGTCCCGAGGAGCCGCCGACCGACCCGGACACGCGCGACGCGCTCGACACCCTCCGCGACCGCTACGCACGTGGGGACCTCACCGACGAGCAGTTCGAACGGAAACTCGACCGCCTGCTGGAGACCGAGTCGCTGGAGGACGCGGAGGATCGCAGGCACCGTGAGCGCGATCGGCGGGGACGCGAACGCGACGCCGACCGCGATCTCGAACGCGACCGGTAG
- a CDS encoding cobyrinic acid a,c-diamide synthase, with amino-acid sequence MRGLVLGGTASGVGKTVATLAAIRALDAAGYAVQPAKAGPDFIDPSHHEAVAGVPSRTLDTWLQGEGGVRRNYHRGEGDLCVVEGVMGLYDGDGSSTARVAEALDLPVVLVVDAKAGMESVAATALGFREYAAHADRDIEVAGVIAQRAHGGRHERGIREALPEGIAYFGRIPPNPDLEIPDRHLGLHMGAESPLPTDALDAAAERLDAEALADLAREPPQPPERDHEGGTDSGSPAGTRVAVADDAAFAFRYPATLERLREGADVVTFAPTRGDPLPECDAVYLPGGYPELHAPALADSDALAELGDRASEGLSVLGECGGLMALSETLTTADGDTHELAGVLPADVRMHDRYQALDHVELRARDDALTARAGETRRGHEFHYSSAEVDDDARFAFEVVRGDGIADGMDGLTEYRTLGTYAHVHPESGAFDSFLEAI; translated from the coding sequence GTGAGGGGGCTCGTCCTCGGCGGCACCGCCTCCGGCGTCGGGAAGACCGTGGCGACGCTGGCGGCGATCCGGGCGCTCGACGCCGCCGGCTACGCGGTCCAACCGGCCAAGGCGGGACCGGACTTCATCGACCCGAGCCACCACGAGGCCGTCGCCGGGGTCCCCTCGCGGACGCTCGACACCTGGCTGCAAGGCGAGGGAGGAGTTCGGCGGAACTACCACCGCGGCGAGGGCGACCTGTGTGTGGTTGAGGGCGTGATGGGACTGTACGACGGCGACGGCTCCAGCACGGCCCGGGTCGCCGAGGCGCTCGATCTCCCGGTCGTGCTCGTCGTCGACGCGAAGGCCGGCATGGAGAGCGTCGCCGCGACCGCGCTGGGCTTTCGCGAGTACGCCGCCCACGCCGACCGCGACATCGAGGTCGCGGGTGTGATCGCCCAGCGCGCTCACGGCGGTCGCCACGAGCGTGGCATCCGCGAGGCGCTGCCCGAGGGGATAGCCTACTTCGGTCGGATCCCACCGAACCCGGATCTGGAGATCCCCGACCGCCACCTCGGCCTCCACATGGGCGCGGAGTCGCCGCTCCCGACGGACGCGCTCGACGCCGCAGCCGAGCGCCTCGACGCCGAGGCGCTGGCCGACCTCGCGCGCGAACCGCCACAGCCGCCCGAACGGGACCACGAAGGCGGGACCGACTCGGGATCGCCGGCTGGAACGCGGGTCGCGGTCGCCGACGACGCCGCCTTCGCGTTCCGCTACCCGGCGACGCTGGAGCGCCTTCGCGAGGGTGCAGACGTGGTCACGTTCGCGCCGACGCGCGGCGACCCGCTCCCCGAGTGCGACGCCGTCTACCTCCCCGGCGGCTACCCGGAGCTCCACGCGCCCGCGCTCGCCGACAGCGACGCGCTCGCGGAACTGGGCGACCGGGCGAGCGAGGGCCTCTCCGTGCTCGGGGAGTGCGGCGGACTGATGGCGCTCTCGGAGACGCTGACGACCGCCGACGGCGACACCCACGAGCTGGCCGGCGTGCTCCCCGCGGACGTGCGGATGCACGACCGCTATCAGGCGCTCGACCACGTCGAGCTCCGCGCCCGCGACGACGCGCTCACCGCCCGTGCGGGCGAGACCCGCCGCGGCCACGAGTTCCACTACTCCTCGGCGGAGGTCGACGACGACGCCCGCTTCGCCTTCGAGGTGGTCCGCGGCGACGGTATCGCCGACGGGATGGACGGCCTGACGGAGTACCGCACGCTCGGCACGTACGCGCACGTCCACCCCGAGAGCGGCGCGTTCGACTCGTTCCTGGAGGCGATCTGA
- a CDS encoding PGF-CTERM-anchored ABC transporter substrate-binding protein: MTRRTRTLLIATLLMVAAAVPAVGAAAAEPSAQVAPNGGHDAVAGAQPALGSTGASNAQTQADCGFPYTATDATGTEVTLDERPERVTTLNPSAAQTMWEIGGESQVVGVSQFALYLEGADSRTNVSAAGFGVSVEKVVGTNPDLVLAPNATSVETVRTLRDAGLTVFHFEESTTVAGVREKTTLIGRLTGNCEGAAEANAWMDANVEAATEATADAEDVRVLYPLGGGYIAGSETFISAMIDTAGGTNVAAERNLTGYPQINDEVVLELAPEYLVVTGSSSYLLGQEPYASTPAVENNNTVSVDRNWMNQPAPRSVVMGVRTLTEGFHPEAAAEADFQTREEAVAAMETETPTATESQPITDTPSTTTTAAVDDTPAATETSGPGFGVALAVLAVLGSALLARRER, from the coding sequence GTGACACGACGGACACGGACGCTGTTGATCGCGACGCTGTTGATGGTCGCCGCGGCGGTGCCCGCGGTCGGGGCCGCGGCCGCCGAGCCGTCCGCGCAGGTGGCACCGAACGGCGGACACGACGCTGTCGCCGGCGCACAGCCCGCACTCGGTTCGACCGGTGCGTCGAACGCGCAAACGCAGGCCGACTGCGGCTTCCCCTACACGGCCACGGACGCGACTGGGACCGAGGTGACCCTCGACGAACGCCCCGAACGAGTCACGACACTGAACCCCAGCGCCGCACAGACGATGTGGGAGATCGGCGGCGAGTCGCAGGTCGTCGGCGTGAGCCAGTTCGCGCTGTACCTCGAGGGCGCCGACTCCCGGACGAACGTCTCGGCGGCCGGCTTCGGCGTGAGCGTGGAGAAGGTCGTGGGCACGAACCCCGACCTCGTGCTCGCGCCGAACGCGACCTCCGTCGAGACGGTGCGGACGCTGCGCGATGCGGGCCTGACAGTGTTCCACTTCGAGGAGTCGACGACGGTCGCGGGCGTGCGCGAGAAGACGACGCTCATCGGCCGCCTCACCGGCAACTGTGAGGGCGCCGCCGAGGCGAACGCGTGGATGGACGCGAACGTCGAGGCGGCGACCGAGGCGACCGCCGACGCCGAGGACGTGCGCGTGCTGTACCCGCTGGGCGGCGGCTACATCGCCGGCAGCGAGACGTTCATCTCCGCGATGATCGACACCGCCGGCGGCACGAACGTCGCCGCCGAACGCAACCTGACCGGCTACCCGCAGATCAACGACGAGGTCGTCCTCGAGCTCGCGCCCGAGTACCTCGTCGTCACGGGCTCCTCGTCGTACCTCCTCGGGCAGGAGCCGTACGCGAGCACGCCCGCCGTCGAGAACAACAACACCGTCTCGGTGGACCGCAACTGGATGAACCAGCCCGCGCCGCGCTCGGTCGTGATGGGCGTGCGGACGCTGACCGAAGGGTTCCACCCCGAGGCGGCCGCCGAGGCCGACTTCCAGACGCGTGAGGAGGCGGTCGCCGCGATGGAGACCGAGACGCCGACCGCGACCGAGAGCCAGCCGATCACTGACACGCCGTCGACGACGACGACCGCGGCCGTCGACGACACGCCCGCTGCCACCGAGACCTCCGGCCCCGGCTTCGGCGTCGCGCTCGCGGTGCTTGCGGTGCTCGGGTCCGCGCTGCTGGCGCGTCGCGAACGATAG
- a CDS encoding ABC transporter ATP-binding protein, with product MSERREEVDGDADRTANRDSDTDRPGDRDDGPSLIAVRDLVVSRGGERVLDGVSLSVDRGELVGLVGPNGAGKTTLIAACNGTLGIDGGAVELDGTDRRALSQREVARRVATVPQETNTAFEFPVESIVEMGRTAYVSRFGTTTEADREAIRRAMDRAEVREFADRSVTTLSGGERQRVLFARALAAETPALLLDEPTASLDINHQVRTLELVREAVDDGKAALAAIHDLNLAARVCDRLVLLAGGEVRATGTPRAVLSDDALASAFGVRTAVNDDPAVGSPMVTALRDGDGDRTE from the coding sequence GTGAGCGAGCGGCGCGAGGAAGTCGACGGCGACGCCGATCGGACCGCGAACCGAGACAGCGACACCGACCGCCCCGGCGACCGCGACGACGGTCCCTCGCTGATCGCCGTCCGCGACCTCGTCGTCTCCCGGGGCGGCGAGCGCGTCCTCGACGGCGTCTCCCTCTCCGTGGACCGCGGCGAACTCGTCGGGCTCGTCGGCCCCAACGGCGCCGGCAAGACGACGCTGATCGCCGCCTGCAACGGCACGCTCGGAATCGACGGCGGCGCGGTCGAACTCGACGGCACCGACCGGCGGGCGCTGTCCCAGCGCGAGGTTGCCCGCCGCGTCGCGACCGTGCCCCAGGAGACGAACACGGCGTTCGAGTTCCCCGTGGAGTCGATCGTCGAGATGGGGCGGACCGCCTACGTCTCTCGGTTCGGGACGACGACCGAGGCCGACCGCGAGGCGATCCGCCGGGCGATGGACCGCGCCGAGGTCCGCGAGTTCGCCGACCGCTCGGTGACGACGCTGTCGGGCGGCGAGCGCCAGCGCGTGCTGTTCGCCCGGGCGCTGGCCGCCGAGACGCCCGCGCTCTTGCTCGACGAGCCGACCGCCAGCCTCGACATCAACCACCAGGTCCGAACGCTCGAACTCGTCCGGGAGGCCGTCGACGACGGGAAGGCCGCACTCGCGGCGATCCACGACCTGAACCTCGCCGCGCGGGTGTGCGACCGACTCGTGCTCCTGGCGGGCGGCGAGGTGCGAGCGACCGGCACGCCGCGAGCGGTGCTCTCCGACGACGCCCTCGCGTCGGCGTTCGGCGTCCGCACGGCCGTCAACGACGACCCCGCGGTCGGGTCGCCGATGGTGACGGCGCTGCGCGATGGCGACGGCGATCGAACGGAGTGA
- the srp19 gene encoding signal recognition particle subunit SRP19: MVENVLYPAYFDAALTRAEGRRVPEDLAVSEPTVDEIAQAVQQVGYDAKIERDKTYSREYEPRGRVVVTGTEETAKNDLVQAVGAYLGVIRGD; encoded by the coding sequence ATGGTCGAGAACGTCCTCTACCCCGCGTACTTCGACGCCGCCCTGACCCGGGCCGAGGGGCGTCGCGTCCCCGAGGACCTCGCGGTGTCGGAGCCGACGGTCGACGAGATCGCACAGGCCGTCCAGCAAGTCGGGTACGACGCCAAGATCGAACGCGACAAGACGTACAGCCGGGAGTACGAGCCTCGCGGGCGCGTGGTCGTCACGGGCACCGAGGAGACCGCGAAGAACGACCTCGTGCAGGCGGTGGGCGCCTACCTCGGGGTCATCCGCGGGGACTGA